Proteins co-encoded in one Streptomyces roseochromogenus subsp. oscitans DS 12.976 genomic window:
- a CDS encoding helix-turn-helix transcriptional regulator — protein sequence MTTYGQDAKTLEPPWPFTGRDAELELVRGASAAGRPGIVVTGPAGHGKTRLITEALRDTEHTLVTGTPEARHLPLAAFAHLLPDTVSPHRAVRILSGVRLLVVDDAHLLDETSAAVVHQLAAHGRTRLVVAAVDGAPAPAAVSRLWTGELLPRLVLEPLPCEDTAQLLAAAGLEPLTVRRLHRMCRGDLRLLRDLVTALGQAGRLTSVPGTGERAWRGALPVTAAVRERVAPVLERSHPGELDILERLAFAEPLPLPLDRFDLDILERLETDGLIHVDDQGGTVTLALALHGAALRAAAGRLRARRLASGAPAACGPALEAEERLLVRRIEQLDVRALPTPVGEWLVAEGAVLPAGYAAVRARFARLRGEVRDAAAWAREGLRGAPGDAGCLAELRSADGALAEAGGGDVYDRYDAVRLGEPERVAGRLPAGSVLARHADALVRGDGAGLDRVAEDLEKRGFSLFAAEARAQAVRVHRDPRAVRVSRTRAVALARRCQGARTPALAGLVLGELTARQRQIVTLAAAGLSNREIAERLTLSVRTVGNHLYSAYTRLGTGDRGALPWLVELPECESA from the coding sequence GTGACGACTTACGGACAGGACGCGAAGACGCTGGAGCCGCCCTGGCCGTTCACCGGCCGGGACGCCGAACTGGAGCTGGTGCGCGGGGCGTCGGCCGCCGGCCGGCCCGGCATCGTGGTGACCGGACCGGCCGGCCACGGCAAGACCCGGCTGATCACCGAGGCGCTGCGGGACACGGAGCACACCCTGGTGACCGGTACGCCCGAAGCCCGGCACCTGCCTCTCGCGGCCTTCGCCCACCTGCTGCCCGACACCGTCTCACCGCACCGCGCGGTGCGGATCCTGTCCGGCGTACGGCTCCTCGTCGTGGACGACGCCCATCTGCTGGACGAGACCTCCGCCGCCGTCGTCCACCAGCTCGCCGCACACGGCCGTACCCGGCTCGTCGTGGCCGCCGTCGACGGCGCGCCCGCGCCCGCCGCCGTGTCCCGGCTGTGGACCGGGGAGCTGCTGCCCCGGCTGGTCCTCGAACCCCTGCCCTGCGAGGACACCGCCCAGCTGCTCGCCGCCGCCGGGCTGGAACCGCTCACCGTGCGCCGGCTGCACCGGATGTGCCGGGGCGATCTGCGGCTGCTGCGCGACTTGGTCACCGCGCTCGGCCAGGCCGGACGGCTGACTTCCGTTCCCGGCACGGGAGAGCGGGCCTGGCGGGGGGCGCTGCCGGTAACCGCCGCGGTACGGGAGCGGGTTGCACCCGTGCTCGAGCGCTCCCACCCCGGTGAGCTGGACATTCTGGAGCGCCTAGCGTTCGCCGAGCCGCTGCCCCTGCCTCTGGACCGGTTCGACTTGGACATCCTGGAGCGCCTGGAGACGGACGGTCTGATCCACGTCGACGACCAGGGCGGTACCGTCACTCTCGCCCTTGCCCTGCACGGGGCGGCCCTGCGGGCCGCGGCCGGGCGACTGCGGGCCCGTCGGCTGGCGTCCGGTGCTCCTGCCGCCTGCGGCCCGGCTCTGGAGGCTGAAGAGCGGCTGCTGGTACGGCGGATCGAGCAGCTGGATGTCCGGGCGCTGCCGACGCCCGTGGGGGAGTGGCTGGTCGCGGAGGGCGCCGTACTGCCTGCCGGGTACGCGGCCGTACGTGCCCGGTTCGCGCGGCTGCGGGGCGAGGTACGGGACGCTGCCGCTTGGGCGCGCGAGGGGTTGCGGGGTGCGCCGGGGGACGCGGGGTGCCTTGCCGAACTCCGCTCAGCTGATGGTGCGTTGGCGGAGGCGGGCGGTGGTGATGTGTACGACCGCTACGACGCCGTACGTCTCGGTGAACCCGAACGGGTCGCCGGGCGGTTGCCTGCGGGCAGTGTCCTCGCGCGGCACGCGGACGCGCTGGTGCGGGGAGACGGGGCCGGGCTGGACCGGGTGGCCGAGGATCTGGAGAAGCGCGGGTTCTCGCTGTTCGCGGCGGAGGCGCGGGCGCAGGCTGTGCGGGTGCACCGGGATCCGCGGGCGGTGCGGGTTTCCCGTACCCGGGCGGTCGCGCTCGCTCGGCGGTGCCAAGGCGCGCGCACGCCGGCGTTGGCGGGGCTTGTGCTCGGTGAACTGACTGCTCGGCAGCGGCAGATTGTGACGCTCGCTGCGGCGGGGCTCAGTAATCGGGAGATCGCTGAACGGCTGACCCTGTCCGTGCGGACGGTGGGGAATCATCTGTACAGCGCCTATACCCGGCTCGGTACGGGGGATCGGGGCGCGCTGCCCTGGCTGGTGGAGTTGCCGGAGTGCGAGTCGGCTTAG
- a CDS encoding M12 family metallopeptidase encodes MTRRLCSLPRHPAPCFAPGLTAERLGALLAGRRMWVNGTVLHYAFFDDVDDGSAASVIPVPGTGELRRMPWAGGEEQRDVVRDAFREWQGLGIGVAFAEVGDRREAELRIGFQAGGGSWSAVGREALSVGRSERTMNLGWDVTGPGERGTVLHQIGHALGMVHEHQSPYAGLHWDDEAVYAELAGPPNFWSRETTHTNVLRALDAGEASGSVWDPQSVMTFPFGPGLVLEPEQYRGGLGPSGGPSPADKEFVLRWYPPADPAGPAALVPFRSAPLGLGPGEQADFTVEPPETRDYTVGTFGDADTVLVVFEERDGVPRFLAGHDDGGAPDNAAVRVRLVKGRRYVVRVRLYSTWGSGETAVMCW; translated from the coding sequence ATGACCCGACGCCTCTGCTCGCTCCCGCGGCATCCGGCCCCGTGCTTCGCACCGGGGCTGACCGCCGAGCGGCTGGGCGCGCTGCTCGCCGGGCGGCGGATGTGGGTCAACGGCACGGTGTTGCACTACGCCTTCTTCGACGACGTCGACGACGGCTCGGCCGCCTCGGTGATCCCGGTCCCCGGGACCGGTGAGCTGCGCCGGATGCCGTGGGCCGGCGGCGAGGAGCAGCGGGACGTGGTCCGCGATGCCTTCCGCGAATGGCAGGGGCTCGGCATCGGTGTCGCGTTCGCCGAGGTCGGCGACCGGCGCGAGGCGGAGCTGCGGATCGGGTTCCAGGCCGGCGGCGGTTCCTGGTCGGCGGTGGGCCGGGAGGCGCTGTCGGTCGGCCGGAGCGAGCGCACCATGAACCTGGGCTGGGATGTGACGGGTCCCGGGGAGCGCGGCACGGTCCTGCACCAGATCGGGCATGCCCTCGGCATGGTGCACGAGCACCAGAGCCCGTATGCCGGGCTGCACTGGGACGACGAGGCCGTTTACGCCGAGCTGGCGGGCCCGCCGAACTTCTGGAGCCGGGAGACGACGCACACGAACGTCCTGCGCGCGCTGGACGCCGGCGAGGCGAGCGGCTCGGTGTGGGATCCGCAGTCGGTGATGACGTTCCCGTTCGGACCGGGGCTGGTGCTGGAGCCGGAGCAGTACCGCGGGGGGCTGGGTCCGTCGGGCGGGCCGTCGCCGGCCGACAAGGAGTTCGTGCTGCGCTGGTATCCGCCCGCCGACCCTGCGGGGCCGGCCGCGCTGGTGCCGTTCCGGTCGGCACCGCTCGGTCTCGGGCCGGGCGAGCAGGCCGACTTCACCGTCGAGCCGCCGGAGACCCGCGACTACACCGTGGGCACCTTCGGCGACGCCGACACCGTGCTCGTGGTCTTCGAGGAGCGTGACGGGGTGCCGCGCTTCCTCGCGGGCCACGACGACGGCGGCGCCCCGGACAACGCCGCCGTACGCGTCCGGCTCGTCAAGGGCCGGCGCTATGTCGTCCGCGTCCGGCTGTACTCGACGTGGGGATCGGGAGAGACAGCGGTCATGTGCTGGTGA
- a CDS encoding NtaA/DmoA family FMN-dependent monooxygenase (This protein belongs to a clade of FMN-dependent monooxygenases, within a broader family of flavin-dependent oxidoreductases, the luciferase-like monooxygenase (LMM) family, some of whose members use coenzyme F420 rather than FMN.), whose amino-acid sequence MSKPLKQIHLAAHFPGVNNTTVWSDPAAGSHIDFSSFAHFARTAERAKFDFLFLAEGLRLREQGGKIYDLDVVGRPDTFTVLAALAAVTDRLGLTGTINSTFNEPYEVARQFASLDHLSGGRSAWNVVTSWDAFTGENFRRGGFLPQEDRYSRAKEFLATAHELFDSWRGDEILADQATGTFLRDAQAGAFVHRGQHFDIHGRFNVPRSPQGRPVIFQAGDSDEGREFAASDADAIFSRYSTLKEGQAFYTDVKSRLAKYGRRHDQLLILPAATFVLGDTDQEAAELAREVRRQQVSGATAIKHLEFVWNRDLSAYDPEGPLPDVDPVVGEDHISRGRAQVRMYRDPIAIAREWRQLAEANKWSIRDLVINTGNRQTFVGAPATVAQTINDFVQADASDGFILVPHITPGGLDLFADKVVPLLQEQGVFRSDYEGTTLRDHLGLAHPDADSAGAPERAVS is encoded by the coding sequence ATGAGCAAGCCGCTGAAGCAGATCCACCTGGCCGCCCACTTCCCCGGCGTCAACAACACCACCGTGTGGAGTGACCCGGCCGCCGGCAGCCACATCGATTTCAGCTCCTTCGCGCACTTCGCGCGGACCGCCGAACGCGCCAAGTTCGACTTCCTGTTCCTCGCCGAGGGACTCAGGCTGCGCGAACAGGGCGGAAAAATCTATGACCTGGACGTCGTCGGCCGCCCCGACACCTTCACCGTGCTCGCCGCGCTGGCCGCCGTAACCGACCGGCTCGGCCTGACCGGCACCATCAACTCCACGTTCAACGAGCCGTACGAGGTGGCCCGCCAGTTCGCGAGCCTCGACCACCTCTCCGGCGGCCGCTCCGCGTGGAACGTCGTCACCTCCTGGGACGCCTTCACCGGCGAGAACTTCCGGCGCGGCGGCTTCCTGCCGCAGGAAGACCGCTACTCCCGCGCCAAGGAGTTCCTCGCCACCGCGCACGAACTCTTCGACTCCTGGCGCGGCGACGAGATCCTCGCCGACCAGGCCACCGGTACCTTCCTGCGGGACGCCCAGGCAGGCGCCTTCGTCCACCGCGGGCAGCACTTCGACATCCACGGCCGGTTCAACGTCCCGCGCTCCCCGCAGGGCCGCCCGGTGATCTTCCAGGCGGGCGACTCCGACGAGGGCCGCGAGTTCGCGGCCTCCGATGCCGACGCGATCTTCAGCCGGTACTCGACACTGAAGGAGGGCCAGGCCTTCTACACGGACGTCAAGAGCCGGCTCGCCAAGTACGGCCGCCGGCACGACCAGTTGCTCATCCTGCCGGCCGCGACGTTCGTCCTCGGCGACACCGACCAGGAGGCCGCCGAACTCGCCCGCGAGGTCCGCCGCCAGCAGGTCAGCGGCGCCACCGCCATCAAGCACCTGGAGTTCGTCTGGAACCGGGACCTGTCGGCGTACGACCCGGAGGGCCCGCTGCCCGACGTCGACCCGGTGGTCGGCGAGGACCACATCTCCCGGGGCCGCGCCCAGGTGCGCATGTACCGGGACCCGATAGCCATCGCCCGCGAGTGGCGGCAGCTCGCCGAGGCCAACAAGTGGTCCATCCGCGATCTGGTCATCAACACCGGCAACCGGCAGACCTTCGTCGGTGCCCCGGCCACGGTCGCGCAGACCATCAACGACTTCGTGCAGGCGGACGCCTCCGACGGCTTCATCCTCGTCCCGCACATCACGCCCGGCGGCCTCGACCTCTTCGCCGACAAGGTCGTCCCCCTGCTCCAGGAGCAGGGCGTGTTCCGCTCCGACTACGAGGGCACGACCCTGCGCGACCACCTCGGCCTCGCCCATCCGGACGCGGACTCCGCCGGCGCGCCCGAACGGGCCGTGTCGTGA
- a CDS encoding LLM class flavin-dependent oxidoreductase — translation MSSTPANRLHLAVALDGTGWHPASWREPVARPRDLFTAGYWTDLVAEAERGLIDFVTLEDGLGPQSSHFLDPDERTDQVRGRLDAVLIASRVAPLTRHIGLVPTVVSTHTEPFHISKAIATLDYVSTGRAGLRVQISGRPNEAAHFGRRTIRRIEAYDSPAAQDVITELFDEAADHVEVVRRLWDSWEDDTEIRDAATGRFIDRDKLHYIDFEGRHFSVKGPSITPRPPQGQPLVTALAHQSTGYRLLARQADIGYVTPHDADQARAIVAELRAGQQAAGRAGDTLHVFGDLVVFLDDSRAQAQARRDRLDTLAGEPYTSDARIFTGTAAQLVDLLEELAVAGLTGFRLRPAVAGHDLPRISRDLVPELQRRGRFREAYEADTLRGLLGLARPANRYAASVA, via the coding sequence GTGTCCTCAACTCCCGCTAATCGTCTGCATCTTGCCGTCGCCCTGGACGGCACGGGCTGGCACCCCGCCTCCTGGCGCGAGCCGGTCGCCCGCCCCCGGGACCTGTTCACCGCCGGCTACTGGACCGACCTGGTCGCCGAGGCCGAGCGCGGCCTCATCGACTTCGTCACCCTCGAAGACGGCCTCGGCCCGCAGTCCTCCCACTTCCTCGACCCCGACGAGCGCACCGACCAGGTACGCGGCCGGCTCGACGCGGTCCTCATCGCCTCCCGTGTCGCCCCCCTCACCCGGCACATAGGCCTGGTGCCGACCGTGGTGTCCACGCACACCGAGCCATTCCACATCTCCAAGGCGATCGCCACCCTCGACTACGTCAGCACCGGCCGCGCCGGACTGCGCGTGCAGATCAGCGGCCGGCCGAACGAAGCCGCCCACTTCGGCCGCCGTACCATCCGCCGGATCGAGGCCTACGACAGCCCGGCCGCACAGGACGTGATCACCGAGCTGTTCGACGAGGCCGCCGACCATGTGGAAGTGGTGCGCCGGCTCTGGGACAGCTGGGAGGACGACACCGAGATCCGGGACGCCGCGACGGGCCGCTTCATCGACCGGGACAAGCTGCACTACATCGACTTCGAGGGCCGCCACTTCAGCGTCAAGGGCCCCTCGATCACGCCCCGGCCGCCCCAGGGCCAGCCGCTGGTCACCGCCCTGGCCCACCAGTCCACCGGGTACCGGCTACTGGCCCGCCAGGCCGACATCGGCTATGTCACCCCGCACGACGCGGACCAGGCCCGCGCGATCGTCGCCGAGCTCCGCGCCGGGCAGCAGGCGGCCGGCCGGGCCGGGGACACCCTGCATGTCTTCGGTGACCTCGTCGTCTTCCTCGACGACAGCCGGGCGCAGGCGCAGGCCCGCCGTGACCGCCTGGACACGCTCGCCGGTGAGCCGTACACCAGTGACGCCCGGATCTTCACCGGCACGGCAGCCCAACTCGTTGATCTGCTGGAGGAGTTGGCGGTGGCCGGGCTGACCGGGTTCCGGCTGCGGCCCGCCGTCGCCGGTCATGATCTGCCCCGCATCAGCCGCGACCTGGTGCCCGAGCTCCAGCGCCGAGGCCGTTTCCGGGAGGCCTACGAGGCCGACACCCTGCGTGGCCTGCTCGGCCTCGCCCGCCCCGCCAACCGCTACGCCGCATCCGTCGCCTGA
- a CDS encoding putative leader peptide, producing MTVVIRVLSLCVRHPYRSVRLHSRPHIDLQRVSAALCRR from the coding sequence GTGACGGTCGTGATACGAGTGCTCTCGCTGTGCGTCCGACACCCCTACCGCTCCGTCCGCCTGCACTCCCGGCCCCACATAGATCTCCAGCGCGTGTCCGCAGCGCTCTGTCGCCGCTGA
- a CDS encoding ABC transporter substrate-binding protein, with the protein MRSHLSRRSLIRGITAATAVATLATGLAACGGDSDAATTDGARSGEVVIGQVSNGAARQATIKVSEVKSISAELPASLRKGGKLVIGEGALPAGFPPLAYVGSDQKTLTGSEPDLGRLVAAVLGLKPELRNFTWENLFVGIDSGKVDVAFSNVTDTEERKRKYEFASYRQDNLAFEVPKKSTWNFGGNYENLAGKTVSVGSGTNQEKILLEWKAKLAEQGKKVAIKYYPDHNSTYLALASGKIDAYFGPNPGIAYHITQVANTPNATRNAGRVSGAGSTLQGLIAAAAKKDSGLAKPLADAINYLIEHGQYAELLKAYNLSDEAVASSQVNPPGLPLDNS; encoded by the coding sequence ATGCGCAGCCACCTCTCCCGACGCAGCCTGATACGCGGCATCACCGCGGCGACCGCCGTGGCCACCCTGGCCACCGGGCTCGCCGCCTGCGGTGGCGACAGCGACGCGGCCACCACCGACGGCGCCAGGTCCGGCGAGGTCGTCATCGGACAGGTCTCCAACGGCGCCGCCCGGCAGGCCACCATCAAGGTGTCCGAGGTGAAGTCCATCAGCGCCGAACTGCCCGCCTCCCTCCGCAAGGGCGGCAAGCTCGTCATCGGCGAGGGCGCCCTGCCGGCCGGGTTCCCGCCGCTGGCGTACGTGGGCAGCGACCAGAAGACCCTCACCGGCTCCGAACCCGACCTCGGCCGCCTGGTCGCCGCGGTCCTCGGCCTCAAGCCCGAGCTGAGGAACTTCACCTGGGAGAACCTCTTCGTCGGCATCGACAGCGGCAAGGTCGACGTCGCCTTCTCCAACGTCACCGACACCGAGGAGCGCAAGAGGAAATACGAGTTCGCCTCCTACCGTCAGGACAACCTCGCCTTCGAGGTGCCGAAGAAGAGCACCTGGAACTTCGGCGGAAACTACGAGAACCTCGCGGGCAAGACCGTCTCCGTCGGCTCCGGCACCAACCAGGAGAAGATCCTCCTGGAGTGGAAGGCCAAGCTGGCCGAGCAGGGCAAGAAGGTCGCCATCAAGTACTACCCGGACCACAACAGCACCTACCTGGCGCTGGCCAGCGGCAAGATCGACGCCTACTTCGGCCCCAACCCCGGCATCGCCTACCACATCACCCAGGTCGCGAACACGCCCAACGCGACCCGCAACGCGGGCAGGGTGTCCGGCGCGGGCTCGACCCTCCAGGGGCTGATCGCGGCGGCCGCGAAGAAGGACAGCGGTCTCGCCAAGCCGCTCGCCGACGCCATCAACTACCTGATCGAGCACGGTCAGTACGCCGAGCTGCTGAAGGCCTACAACCTCTCCGACGAGGCCGTCGCCTCGTCCCAGGTCAACCCGCCCGGCCTCCCCCTGGACAACTCCTGA
- a CDS encoding amino acid ABC transporter ATP-binding protein: MTATDTPAPAALEVHDVHKWYGTHRVLDGIDLTVRPGEVTVVIGPSGSGKSTLLRVVNHLEKPEVGQVSVGGELIGVKRGSGGRLKELSERAILVQRSRIGFVFQNFNLFPHLTVLDNVAAAPVATGKLSRPEALELARELLTRVGLGDRTGAYPRQLSGGQQQRVAIARALALRPGIILFDEPTSALDPELVGEVLAVIKNLATSGTTLVIVTHEIGFAREVADRIVFLDGGRIVEQGPPQEVLDRPRHQRTRDFLAKVL; the protein is encoded by the coding sequence ATGACCGCCACCGACACACCGGCCCCGGCTGCGCTGGAGGTTCACGACGTCCACAAGTGGTACGGCACCCATCGCGTGCTCGACGGCATCGACCTGACCGTGCGCCCCGGCGAGGTCACCGTCGTCATCGGCCCCTCCGGCTCCGGCAAGTCCACCCTGCTGCGGGTCGTCAACCACCTGGAGAAACCCGAGGTCGGCCAGGTCAGCGTCGGCGGCGAGCTGATCGGCGTCAAACGCGGCAGCGGCGGCCGGCTGAAGGAGCTGAGCGAGCGTGCCATCCTCGTCCAGCGCAGCCGGATCGGCTTCGTCTTCCAGAACTTCAACCTCTTCCCGCACCTGACCGTCCTCGACAACGTCGCCGCCGCGCCGGTCGCCACCGGGAAGCTGAGCAGGCCCGAGGCGCTGGAGCTGGCCCGCGAACTGCTCACCCGGGTCGGCCTGGGCGACCGTACCGGCGCCTATCCGCGCCAGCTGTCCGGCGGACAGCAGCAGCGGGTCGCCATCGCCCGCGCCCTCGCGCTGCGCCCCGGCATCATCCTCTTCGACGAGCCGACCTCCGCGCTGGACCCGGAACTGGTCGGCGAGGTGCTGGCCGTCATCAAGAACCTCGCCACCAGCGGCACCACCCTGGTCATCGTCACCCACGAGATCGGCTTCGCCCGCGAGGTCGCCGACCGGATCGTCTTCCTCGACGGCGGCCGGATCGTCGAACAGGGCCCGCCCCAGGAGGTCCTGGACCGGCCCCGGCACCAGCGCACCCGGGACTTCCTGGCCAAGGTCCTCTGA
- a CDS encoding amino acid ABC transporter permease: MSEPPGAAVSLAEAPPVDSPSKPVRAQRVQPLRRPGRWIATAVVLVVVAQILHGLATNPFYQWDRFRYWFLRPTVLDGLLVTLEVAALSAVLGLLGGVLLALGRQSGSPVLRAVSWTYTWLFRSVPLIVVLIFLYNFSALYKTLSLGIPFGPAFVTFDESRLATDMTVAVVGLSLNEAAYAAEVVRGGILSVDQGQHEAAAALGLPRRYQFTRIVLPQALRSITPNYVNQLIGLIKSTSLVFYVSLLDLFGSVQTMGSTYPGDIVPLLLVATVWYLLLTSAVSVVQYYVERYFARGATRTLPPTPLQKARASLAEFRARLRREAAV, from the coding sequence ATGAGTGAACCCCCAGGCGCCGCCGTCTCCCTCGCCGAGGCGCCACCCGTCGACTCACCGTCAAAGCCCGTCAGAGCACAGCGCGTTCAGCCACTGCGCCGCCCCGGCCGGTGGATCGCCACCGCCGTCGTCCTCGTGGTCGTCGCGCAGATCCTGCACGGACTGGCCACGAACCCCTTCTACCAATGGGACCGCTTCCGCTACTGGTTCCTGCGGCCCACCGTCCTCGACGGGCTCCTCGTCACCCTCGAAGTCGCCGCCCTCAGTGCCGTGCTGGGCCTGCTCGGCGGCGTCCTGCTGGCCCTCGGCCGCCAGTCGGGCAGCCCGGTCCTGCGCGCCGTGAGCTGGACCTACACCTGGCTGTTCCGCTCGGTGCCGCTGATCGTCGTCCTGATCTTCCTCTACAACTTCTCGGCTCTGTACAAGACGCTGAGCCTCGGCATACCGTTCGGGCCCGCCTTCGTCACCTTCGACGAGTCGCGCCTCGCCACCGACATGACGGTCGCCGTGGTCGGGCTCAGCCTCAACGAGGCGGCGTACGCGGCGGAGGTCGTGCGCGGCGGCATCCTCTCCGTCGACCAGGGCCAGCACGAGGCGGCGGCCGCTCTCGGCCTGCCCAGGCGCTACCAGTTCACCCGGATCGTCCTCCCGCAGGCCCTGCGGTCCATCACCCCGAACTACGTCAACCAGCTCATCGGCCTGATCAAGAGCACCTCGCTGGTGTTCTACGTCTCGCTGCTGGACCTGTTCGGCTCCGTGCAGACCATGGGCAGCACGTACCCCGGCGACATCGTGCCGCTGCTGCTCGTCGCCACTGTCTGGTACCTGCTCCTCACCAGCGCCGTGTCCGTCGTCCAGTACTACGTCGAGCGGTACTTCGCGAGGGGCGCCACCCGCACCCTGCCGCCGACCCCGCTGCAGAAGGCGCGCGCGAGCCTCGCCGAGTTCCGGGCCCGGCTGCGCAGGGAGGCTGCCGTATGA
- a CDS encoding glutathione S-transferase C-terminal domain-containing protein: MSITSLAAVPSVHRAAPVFRGRIGRDARSGHYAVPHRYRLHLSTACPDGLRLAVGHGLLGLDAGCPVTFLPAVPDCPGGGHSALRPLYEASAHHFTGPALAPVLSDDWSGRIVSTHAPDILRDLDRFPREGRVSLYPCGLESVIEAVERMCAEGIEEAAQRAGQAGAGPAERAAALDVLLDTLGRLESRLTGEEYLADDRLTAADVELWVALVRLDTVHRHHLDASAVHRIAGHRALWAYARRLAAHPAFGRHLDLDGISRRHHGCCQGLEAAGAAVQILDWASLAADAEHASRR; encoded by the coding sequence ATGTCCATCACTTCACTCGCCGCCGTTCCGTCCGTCCACCGCGCCGCCCCCGTCTTCCGGGGCCGGATCGGCCGGGACGCGCGCAGCGGCCACTACGCCGTGCCGCACCGCTACCGGCTCCATCTGTCGACCGCCTGTCCCGACGGGCTGCGCCTCGCCGTCGGGCACGGCCTCCTCGGCCTGGACGCGGGCTGTCCGGTCACGTTCCTGCCCGCCGTCCCGGACTGTCCCGGCGGTGGGCACTCCGCGCTGCGCCCCCTGTACGAGGCGAGCGCCCACCACTTCACCGGCCCGGCCCTCGCGCCCGTGCTCAGCGACGACTGGTCAGGCCGTATCGTCAGCACCCACGCCCCCGACATCCTGCGCGACCTCGACCGCTTCCCGCGCGAGGGCCGCGTCTCGCTGTACCCGTGCGGCCTGGAGTCCGTGATCGAGGCCGTCGAGCGGATGTGTGCCGAGGGGATCGAGGAGGCCGCGCAGCGCGCCGGACAGGCCGGTGCCGGCCCGGCCGAGCGGGCCGCCGCCCTCGACGTGCTCCTCGACACCCTGGGCCGGCTGGAGAGCCGGCTGACCGGAGAGGAGTACCTGGCCGACGACCGGCTCACCGCCGCCGACGTCGAACTGTGGGTCGCGCTGGTGCGGTTGGACACCGTCCACCGACACCACCTCGACGCCTCCGCCGTGCACCGCATCGCCGGTCACCGCGCCCTGTGGGCCTACGCCCGCCGGCTGGCCGCACACCCCGCGTTCGGCCGCCATCTCGACCTCGACGGCATCTCCCGCCGCCACCACGGCTGTTGCCAGGGCCTGGAAGCCGCCGGAGCCGCCGTCCAGATCCTGGACTGGGCGAGCCTCGCCGCGGATGCCGAGCATGCCTCCCGCAGGTGA
- a CDS encoding putative leader peptide, with translation MMMRLETAGGRGSRMPFRAPLLTSRRHIDLLRVCSAISLHR, from the coding sequence ATGATGATGCGCCTTGAAACGGCAGGCGGCCGAGGGAGCCGTATGCCGTTCCGCGCACCCCTGCTCACCTCCCGCCGGCACATCGATCTGCTGCGCGTCTGCAGCGCGATCAGCCTTCACCGCTGA